From Streptomyces sp. GSL17-111, one genomic window encodes:
- a CDS encoding M18 family aminopeptidase — protein sequence MHQHHDRFDRRHTDDLLSFLAASPTPYHAVANAAERLEKAGFRAVAEAEPWDGTAGGRYVVRGGALIAWYVPEGATPATPFRVVGAHTDSPNLRVKPEPDTGAHGWRQLGVEIYGGTLLNTWLDRDLGLAGRLALRDGGTRLVNADRPLLRVPQLAIHLDRGVNDGLKLDRQRHMTPVWGLGEAREGDLLAFLAEETGLDAHDIVGWDLMLHSVEAPAYLGRDRELIAGPRMDNLLSVHAGTAALTAAAEASPSYIPVLAAFDHEENGSQSDTGAEGPLLGNVLERSVFARGGGYEDRARAYAETVCLSSDTGHAVHPNYAERHDPTHHPRAGGGPILKVNVNQRYATDATGRAVFTAACERAGVPWQTFVSNNAVPCGTTIGPITAARHGIATVDIGVAILSMHSARELAGADDPHYLAATLAAFLAG from the coding sequence ATGCACCAGCACCACGACCGGTTCGACCGTCGCCACACCGACGACCTCCTGTCCTTCCTGGCCGCCTCGCCCACCCCGTACCACGCGGTGGCGAACGCCGCCGAGCGGCTGGAGAAGGCCGGTTTCCGCGCCGTCGCCGAGGCCGAGCCGTGGGACGGCACGGCGGGGGGCCGGTACGTCGTGCGCGGCGGTGCCCTGATCGCCTGGTACGTGCCGGAGGGCGCGACGCCCGCCACCCCGTTCCGCGTCGTCGGCGCCCACACCGACTCGCCGAACCTCCGCGTCAAGCCGGAGCCCGACACCGGGGCGCACGGCTGGCGCCAGCTCGGGGTGGAGATCTACGGCGGCACCCTGCTCAACACCTGGCTGGACCGCGACCTCGGCCTCGCCGGCCGCCTCGCCCTGCGCGACGGCGGCACCCGGCTCGTCAACGCCGACCGCCCGCTGCTGCGCGTGCCGCAGCTCGCCATCCACCTGGACCGGGGCGTCAACGACGGCCTGAAGCTGGACCGGCAGCGGCACATGACGCCGGTGTGGGGCCTCGGGGAGGCCCGGGAGGGCGACCTCCTGGCCTTCCTCGCCGAGGAGACCGGGCTGGACGCGCACGACATCGTCGGCTGGGACCTGATGCTGCACAGCGTCGAGGCGCCCGCCTACCTCGGCCGGGACCGGGAACTGATCGCCGGGCCGCGCATGGACAACCTGCTCTCCGTCCACGCGGGGACGGCCGCGCTGACGGCCGCCGCCGAGGCCTCGCCGTCGTACATCCCGGTGCTCGCGGCGTTCGACCACGAGGAGAACGGGAGCCAGTCCGACACCGGCGCGGAGGGCCCGCTCCTCGGCAACGTGCTGGAACGCTCCGTCTTCGCCCGCGGCGGCGGCTACGAGGACCGGGCCCGGGCCTACGCGGAAACCGTCTGCCTGTCCTCCGACACCGGCCACGCGGTGCACCCCAACTACGCCGAGCGGCACGACCCGACCCACCACCCCCGGGCGGGCGGCGGCCCGATCCTCAAGGTCAACGTCAACCAGCGGTACGCCACCGACGCCACCGGACGCGCGGTCTTCACCGCCGCGTGCGAGCGGGCCGGGGTGCCGTGGCAGACCTTCGTGTCGAACAACGCCGTGCCCTGCGGCACGACGATCGGCCCGATCACCGCCGCCCGGCACGGCATCGCCACCGTCGACATCGGCGTGGCGATCCTGTCGATGCACTCGGCGCGGGAACTGGCCGGTGCCGACGACCCGCACTACCTGGCGGCCACGCTCGCCGCCTTCCTCGCGGGCTGA
- a CDS encoding acyl-CoA dehydrogenase yields MGHYKSNLRDIEFNLFEVLGRESVYGSGPFAEMDVETAKSVLSEIARLSENELAASFEDADRNPPVFDPKTNTAPVPESFKKSYKAYMDAEWWRLGIPEEIGGTTAPRSLLWAFAETILGANPAVWMYASGPAFAGVLFEEGTEEQAKIAQCMVNGQWGSTMVLTEPDAGSDVGAGRAKAVRQEDGSWHIEGVKRFITSGEHDMSENIMHFVLARPEGAGPGTKGLSLFLVPKYDFDWETGELGERNGAYATNVEHKMGLKASNTCEMTFGDKHPAKGWLLGEKHDGIRQMFKIIEFARMMVGTKAIATASTGYLNALEYAKERVQGADLTQFTDKTAPRVTITHHPDVRRSLMTQKAYAEGMRALVLYTASVQDDILVQEAAGQDASAAHRLNDLLLPIVKGYGSERSYEQLAQSLQTFGGSGYLQEYPIEQYIRDAKIDTLYEGTTAIQGQDFFFRKVVRDQGQALTALSEEIKKFLADAAGGEELATARDTLAKAAADLEAIVGTMLTDLAATEQDVKSLYKVGLNTTRFLMASGDVVIGYLLLRGAAVAAEKLPSAPAKDTAFYAGKIAAAKFFATNVLPNVGVQRDLAESIDLSLMELDEAAF; encoded by the coding sequence ATGGGCCACTACAAGTCGAATCTGCGCGACATCGAGTTCAACCTGTTCGAGGTCCTCGGCCGCGAGTCCGTGTACGGGAGCGGGCCGTTCGCCGAGATGGACGTGGAGACCGCCAAGAGCGTGCTCTCCGAGATCGCCCGCCTCTCCGAGAACGAACTGGCCGCCTCCTTCGAGGACGCGGACCGCAACCCGCCCGTCTTCGACCCGAAGACGAACACCGCACCCGTCCCGGAGTCCTTCAAGAAGAGCTACAAGGCGTACATGGACGCCGAGTGGTGGCGCCTGGGCATCCCGGAGGAGATCGGCGGCACGACGGCTCCGCGCTCCCTCCTGTGGGCCTTCGCCGAGACGATCCTCGGCGCCAACCCGGCGGTGTGGATGTACGCCTCCGGCCCGGCGTTCGCCGGTGTCCTCTTCGAGGAGGGCACCGAGGAGCAGGCCAAGATCGCCCAGTGCATGGTGAACGGCCAGTGGGGCTCCACCATGGTGCTGACCGAGCCGGACGCGGGCTCGGACGTCGGTGCGGGCCGCGCCAAGGCCGTCCGGCAGGAGGACGGCAGCTGGCACATCGAGGGCGTGAAGCGCTTCATCACCTCGGGTGAGCACGACATGTCCGAGAACATCATGCACTTCGTGCTCGCCCGCCCCGAGGGCGCCGGACCGGGCACCAAGGGCCTGTCCCTCTTCCTCGTCCCCAAGTACGACTTCGACTGGGAGACCGGCGAGCTCGGCGAGCGCAACGGCGCCTATGCCACCAACGTCGAGCACAAGATGGGCCTCAAGGCCTCCAACACCTGCGAGATGACCTTCGGCGACAAGCACCCCGCCAAGGGCTGGCTCCTGGGCGAGAAGCACGACGGCATCCGCCAGATGTTCAAGATCATCGAGTTCGCCCGCATGATGGTCGGCACGAAGGCCATCGCCACCGCCTCCACCGGCTACCTCAACGCCCTGGAATACGCCAAGGAGCGGGTCCAGGGCGCGGACCTCACCCAGTTCACCGACAAGACCGCCCCCCGCGTCACCATCACCCACCACCCCGACGTACGCCGCTCGCTCATGACGCAGAAGGCCTACGCCGAAGGCATGCGCGCCCTGGTCCTCTACACCGCCTCCGTCCAGGACGACATCCTCGTCCAGGAGGCCGCCGGCCAGGACGCCTCCGCCGCCCACCGCCTCAACGACCTGCTCCTCCCCATCGTCAAGGGCTACGGCTCCGAGCGGTCCTACGAGCAGCTCGCCCAGTCCCTGCAGACCTTCGGCGGCTCCGGCTACCTGCAGGAATACCCCATCGAGCAGTACATCCGCGACGCCAAGATCGACACCCTCTACGAGGGCACCACCGCCATCCAGGGCCAGGACTTCTTCTTCCGCAAGGTCGTCCGCGACCAGGGCCAGGCCCTCACCGCCCTCTCCGAGGAGATCAAGAAGTTCCTCGCCGACGCCGCCGGCGGCGAAGAACTGGCCACCGCCCGCGACACCCTCGCCAAGGCCGCCGCCGACCTCGAAGCCATCGTCGGCACCATGCTCACCGACCTCGCCGCCACCGAACAGGACGTGAAGTCCCTCTACAAGGTGGGCCTGAACACCACCCGGTTCCTGATGGCCTCCGGCGACGTCGTCATCGGCTACCTGCTGCTGCGCGGGGCGGCCGTCGCGGCGGAGAAGCTGCCGAGCGCCCCGGCGAAGGACACCGCCTTCTACGCGGGCAAGATCGCCGCGGCGAAGTTCTTCGCCACCAACGTCCTGCCGAACGTGGGCGTGCAGCGTGACCTGGCGGAGTCCATCGACCTGTCGCTCATGGAGCTGGACGAGGCCGCCTTCTGA
- a CDS encoding SseB family protein: MYGYEQNAYGAPPPPPGYGAPPPHGAPHQHGAPPHAQPPAQHYPEPSPPSLADAVRGFATGALSPEDFQGIFHNARVYCPRGETPGFLALHNTQQPVIPMFTSLKELRAYAGKESRYFVITGGEVLDLLPTGYGFVLDMEGDHRVVFDAKAVEEMVDFAMHSMYG; encoded by the coding sequence ATGTACGGCTACGAGCAGAACGCCTACGGGGCGCCGCCTCCGCCGCCGGGTTACGGGGCACCCCCGCCGCACGGCGCGCCGCACCAGCACGGCGCGCCGCCGCACGCCCAGCCGCCGGCGCAGCACTACCCGGAGCCGTCACCGCCGTCCCTGGCCGACGCCGTCCGGGGCTTCGCCACCGGCGCCCTCTCCCCGGAGGACTTCCAGGGGATCTTCCACAACGCCCGGGTGTACTGCCCCCGGGGTGAGACGCCCGGCTTCCTGGCGCTGCACAACACCCAGCAGCCGGTCATCCCCATGTTCACCTCGCTGAAGGAGCTGCGGGCGTACGCGGGGAAGGAGTCCCGGTACTTCGTGATCACCGGCGGGGAGGTCCTGGACCTGCTGCCCACCGGCTACGGCTTCGTCCTGGACATGGAGGGCGACCACCGGGTGGTCTTCGACGCCAAGGCCGTCGAGGAGATGGTCGACTTCGCGATGCACAGCATGTACGGCTGA
- a CDS encoding pirin family protein gives MPAITVENPLTLPRVTASAEPSAARPVLAVTTAPSGFEGEGFPVRRAFAGIKYDYLDPFIMMDQMGEVDYAPGEPKGTPWHPHRGFETVTYLIDGTFVHQDSEGGGGTIQNGDTQWMTAGSGLLHIEAPPEELVMNGGLFHGLQLWVNLPAAMKMTDPRYQDIRGGEVKLLTSADGGALLRLIAGDLDGHQGPGITHTPITMLHATVSPGAQVTLPWRRDWNALAYVLAGRGTVGAERRPVHLGQTAVFGAGETLTVRADDVQDSHHATLDVVLLGGQPIREPMAHYGPFVMNSHAELVQAFEDFQSGRLGRVPATPRTAATDG, from the coding sequence ATGCCCGCGATCACCGTCGAGAACCCGCTCACCCTGCCGCGCGTCACCGCGTCGGCGGAGCCCTCCGCCGCGCGGCCGGTCCTGGCCGTCACCACGGCGCCCAGCGGTTTCGAGGGCGAGGGTTTCCCCGTGCGCCGTGCCTTCGCCGGCATCAAGTACGACTACCTCGACCCGTTCATCATGATGGACCAGATGGGTGAGGTGGACTACGCGCCGGGCGAGCCGAAGGGCACCCCCTGGCACCCGCACCGGGGCTTCGAGACCGTCACCTACCTCATCGACGGCACCTTCGTGCACCAGGACTCCGAGGGCGGCGGCGGCACCATCCAGAACGGCGACACCCAGTGGATGACGGCCGGGAGCGGGCTGCTGCACATCGAGGCGCCGCCCGAGGAGCTGGTCATGAACGGCGGCCTCTTCCACGGCCTCCAACTCTGGGTGAACCTCCCGGCCGCGATGAAGATGACCGACCCCCGCTACCAGGACATCCGCGGCGGCGAGGTCAAGCTGCTGACCTCGGCCGACGGCGGCGCGCTGCTGCGCCTGATCGCCGGTGACCTGGACGGCCACCAGGGGCCCGGCATCACGCACACGCCCATCACGATGCTCCACGCCACCGTCAGCCCCGGGGCGCAGGTCACGCTGCCCTGGCGCAGGGACTGGAACGCGCTGGCCTACGTGCTGGCCGGGCGCGGCACCGTGGGCGCCGAGCGGCGCCCCGTCCACCTCGGGCAGACCGCCGTCTTCGGCGCCGGGGAGACGCTCACCGTGCGGGCCGACGACGTCCAGGACTCCCACCACGCCACGCTCGACGTGGTGCTGCTGGGCGGGCAGCCGATCCGGGAGCCGATGGCGCACTACGGACCGTTCGTCATGAACAGCCACGCCGAGCTGGTGCAGGCGTTCGAGGACTTCCAGTCCGGGCGGCTCGGCCGGGTACCGGCCACGCCCCGGACGGCGGCCACCGACGGCTGA
- a CDS encoding SpoIIE family protein phosphatase: MRTDQGASPPQVDEVLDATGTGMWRWDHVAGLVTLDARAARLMGLKPEPATVPTAAVRARLHAVDFVELDRIITLAAAEGGIAEERLRVVGDDGDVLRTVRARLRYLNTRPNGPRRRGAGAGAVLLGTLVEAPENAPGQSAVTGDWRRAREAFLLDAGRALAEARSTAEVLRVAANLAMPGFSPDGMAVFGVKGDHLSVIGHHGHGPGSEAAFTDMPLTTPYPATEVVRTGRAVYLAGPAEYERRFPVTWPLAAPFGRQSWAFLPLVAAGRTVGAWMAAFGSRVTFTPDERSVLSTVARMLAQALSRAYVRESEQELAAGLQRTMRPVHKPDIKGMTVAARYVPTGGGLQVGGDWYDVIPLHSGRTALVIGDVQGHDVRAAALMAQLRVALRAYASEGHSAEAVLSRASRFLAGMTRDHVADADADAGDGGPDGSGADGRDDARFATCLYIEADPVNGTLDIVRAGHPDPAVRLPDGTLMVRPTAGGLPLGIDPDTDYPTTRLALGPGETLMMCTDGLIETGGHDIESGWARIRAVFAERPDADLEELADALVQAVHGPPSHHYAGPLSDRRDDDVALLLLSRDDVVGAPRGTGRRTVLSVAQTDASRIADARGQLRDLLYDWAAPDQVDGAVLMLSEMLTNVLVHTDGDALLVAEVTGERGARRLRVEVADQSDELPHRRNPGELASSGRGLILMDMLAGSWGVDPRGEGKAIWFEVDEDAPPPHWG, translated from the coding sequence ATGCGCACCGACCAGGGCGCCTCCCCGCCGCAGGTGGACGAGGTGCTGGACGCGACCGGGACCGGCATGTGGCGGTGGGACCACGTGGCCGGCCTGGTGACCCTCGACGCGCGGGCCGCCCGGCTCATGGGGCTGAAGCCGGAGCCGGCCACGGTGCCCACGGCCGCCGTCCGGGCCCGGCTGCACGCGGTGGACTTCGTGGAGCTCGACCGCATCATCACCCTGGCCGCCGCCGAGGGCGGCATCGCGGAGGAGCGGCTGCGCGTGGTCGGCGACGACGGGGACGTCCTGCGCACGGTCCGGGCGCGGCTGCGCTACCTGAACACCCGCCCGAACGGTCCGCGCCGCCGGGGCGCGGGCGCGGGGGCCGTCCTGCTGGGCACGCTGGTGGAGGCGCCCGAGAACGCCCCCGGCCAGTCGGCGGTCACCGGGGACTGGCGGCGGGCCCGCGAGGCGTTCCTGCTGGACGCGGGCCGGGCGCTGGCCGAGGCGCGCTCCACGGCCGAGGTGCTGCGCGTCGCGGCGAACCTGGCGATGCCCGGTTTCTCCCCCGACGGCATGGCCGTCTTCGGCGTCAAGGGCGACCACCTGTCGGTGATCGGCCACCACGGGCACGGCCCGGGCTCCGAGGCGGCCTTCACCGACATGCCGCTGACGACGCCGTACCCGGCGACGGAGGTCGTCCGCACGGGCCGGGCGGTCTACCTGGCCGGTCCGGCCGAGTACGAGCGCCGCTTCCCCGTCACCTGGCCGCTGGCGGCCCCCTTCGGTCGGCAGTCCTGGGCGTTCCTGCCGCTGGTGGCGGCCGGACGCACGGTGGGGGCGTGGATGGCGGCGTTCGGCTCCCGGGTGACGTTCACCCCGGACGAGCGGTCGGTGCTGAGCACCGTCGCGCGCATGCTGGCGCAGGCCCTGTCGCGGGCGTACGTGCGCGAGTCCGAGCAGGAGTTGGCGGCCGGCCTCCAGCGCACCATGCGGCCCGTCCACAAGCCGGACATCAAGGGCATGACCGTCGCCGCGCGCTACGTGCCGACCGGCGGTGGTCTCCAGGTGGGCGGCGACTGGTACGACGTCATCCCGCTGCACAGCGGACGCACCGCCCTGGTCATCGGTGACGTGCAGGGGCACGACGTGCGGGCCGCCGCGCTGATGGCGCAGCTCCGCGTGGCGCTGCGCGCCTACGCCTCCGAGGGGCACAGCGCGGAGGCCGTGCTCTCCCGCGCCTCCCGCTTCCTGGCGGGCATGACCCGCGACCACGTGGCGGACGCGGACGCCGACGCCGGGGACGGTGGGCCCGACGGCTCAGGGGCGGACGGCCGGGACGACGCCCGCTTCGCCACCTGCCTCTACATCGAGGCGGACCCGGTGAACGGCACGCTCGACATCGTCCGCGCCGGCCATCCCGACCCGGCCGTCCGGCTGCCCGACGGCACGCTCATGGTCCGGCCGACGGCGGGCGGGCTGCCGCTGGGCATCGACCCGGACACCGACTACCCGACGACGCGGCTGGCGCTCGGCCCGGGCGAGACGCTGATGATGTGCACCGACGGCCTCATCGAGACGGGCGGGCACGACATCGAGAGCGGCTGGGCGCGTATCCGCGCGGTCTTCGCCGAGCGGCCGGACGCCGACCTGGAGGAGCTGGCCGACGCCCTGGTGCAGGCCGTGCACGGCCCGCCGTCCCACCACTACGCCGGGCCGCTGTCCGACCGCCGGGACGACGACGTCGCGCTGCTCCTCCTCAGTCGCGACGACGTGGTCGGCGCGCCCCGGGGCACCGGGCGCCGGACGGTGCTGAGCGTCGCCCAGACCGACGCGTCCCGCATCGCCGACGCCCGGGGCCAGCTGCGCGACCTGCTCTATGACTGGGCCGCCCCGGACCAGGTGGACGGCGCGGTGCTGATGCTCTCCGAGATGCTGACGAACGTCCTCGTCCACACCGACGGCGACGCCCTGCTGGTCGCCGAGGTCACCGGCGAACGCGGCGCGCGGCGGCTGCGCGTGGAGGTCGCCGACCAGAGCGACGAGCTGCCGCACCGCCGCAACCCCGGCGAGCTGGCGTCCTCGGGGCGCGGGCTGATCCTCATGGACATGCTCGCCGGCTCCTGGGGGGTGGACCCGAGGGGCGAGGGCAAGGCGATCTGGTTCGAGGTCGACGAGGACGCCCCGCCCCCGCACTGGGGCTGA
- the aspS gene encoding aspartate--tRNA ligase, with translation MHRYRSHHCGELRSQDVGKDVRLSGWLHNRRDLGGILFIDLRDHYGLVQLVARPGTPANEALSHLTKETVVRVDGTVASRGADNVNPELPTGDIEIEVRDVEVLGAAEQIPFTINTEDGVNEERRLEYRFLDLRRERMHRNILLRTAVISAIRQKMTALGFNEMATPILSATSPEGARDFLVPSRLHAGRFYALPQAPQQFKQLLMIAGFDRYFQIAPCFRDEDARADRSPGEFYQLDMEMSFVEQEDVFQVIEKVMTDLFEEFGGGRHVTSPFPRIPFREAMLKYGSDKPDLRARLELVDVTDVFEGSEFKAFAGKHVRALAVPDTADQPRKFFDQMGEFAVEQGAKGLAWVRVGEDSALTGPIAKFLTEENVTALLGALDAKPGTAVFFGAGDFDDVSKIMGAVRVEAARRTGHFEDDVFRFCWIVDFPMFERDEETGRIEFSHNPFSMPQGGLEALRTKDPLDILAWQYDIVCNGVELSSGAIRNHEPEIMYEAFEIAGYSKEDVEREFGGMLRAFAFGAPPHGGIAPGIDRIVMLLADEPNIRETIAFPLNGNAQDLLMGAPSEVDEARLKELHLSLRQPTRKPPQQ, from the coding sequence ATGCATCGGTACCGGTCCCACCACTGCGGCGAGCTCCGATCGCAGGACGTCGGCAAGGACGTCCGGCTGAGCGGCTGGCTGCACAATCGTCGTGACCTGGGCGGCATCCTCTTCATCGATCTGCGCGACCACTACGGCCTGGTCCAGCTCGTCGCCCGTCCCGGCACCCCCGCCAACGAGGCGCTGAGCCACCTCACCAAGGAGACCGTCGTCCGCGTCGACGGCACGGTGGCCTCGCGCGGCGCCGACAACGTCAACCCGGAGCTGCCCACCGGCGACATCGAGATCGAGGTGCGCGACGTCGAGGTGCTCGGCGCGGCCGAGCAGATCCCGTTCACGATCAACACCGAGGACGGGGTCAACGAGGAGCGCCGGCTGGAGTACCGCTTCCTCGACCTGCGCCGCGAGCGCATGCACCGCAACATCCTGCTGCGCACCGCCGTGATCTCCGCGATCCGGCAGAAGATGACGGCCCTCGGCTTCAACGAGATGGCCACCCCGATCCTGTCGGCCACCTCCCCCGAGGGCGCCCGCGACTTCCTGGTGCCGTCCCGGCTGCACGCGGGGAGGTTCTACGCGCTGCCGCAGGCGCCGCAGCAGTTCAAGCAGCTGCTGATGATCGCGGGCTTCGACCGCTACTTCCAGATCGCGCCCTGCTTCCGCGACGAGGACGCCCGCGCCGACCGCTCGCCGGGCGAGTTCTACCAGCTCGACATGGAGATGAGCTTCGTCGAGCAGGAGGACGTCTTCCAGGTCATCGAGAAGGTGATGACCGACCTGTTCGAGGAGTTCGGCGGCGGGCGGCACGTCACCTCGCCGTTCCCGCGCATCCCGTTCCGCGAGGCCATGCTGAAGTACGGCTCGGACAAGCCGGACCTGCGGGCCCGGCTGGAACTGGTGGACGTCACCGACGTCTTCGAGGGCTCGGAGTTCAAGGCCTTCGCGGGCAAGCACGTGCGGGCGCTGGCCGTGCCGGACACCGCCGACCAGCCGCGGAAGTTCTTCGACCAGATGGGTGAGTTCGCCGTCGAGCAGGGCGCGAAGGGTCTCGCCTGGGTGCGCGTCGGCGAGGACTCGGCGCTGACCGGCCCGATCGCGAAGTTCCTCACCGAGGAGAACGTCACCGCGCTGCTGGGCGCACTCGACGCCAAGCCCGGCACGGCCGTCTTCTTCGGCGCCGGCGACTTCGACGACGTCTCGAAGATCATGGGCGCCGTCCGCGTCGAGGCCGCCCGCCGCACCGGCCACTTCGAGGACGACGTCTTCCGGTTCTGCTGGATCGTCGACTTCCCGATGTTCGAGCGGGACGAGGAGACCGGGAGGATCGAGTTCTCCCACAACCCGTTCTCCATGCCGCAGGGCGGCCTGGAGGCCCTGCGCACCAAGGACCCGCTGGACATCCTGGCCTGGCAGTACGACATCGTCTGCAACGGCGTCGAGCTGTCCTCGGGCGCGATCCGGAACCACGAGCCGGAGATCATGTACGAGGCGTTCGAGATCGCCGGGTACTCCAAGGAGGACGTCGAGCGCGAGTTCGGCGGCATGCTGCGCGCCTTCGCCTTCGGCGCCCCGCCGCACGGCGGCATCGCACCCGGCATCGACCGCATCGTCATGCTGCTGGCCGACGAGCCGAACATCCGCGAGACGATCGCCTTCCCGCTCAACGGCAACGCGCAGGACCTGCTCATGGGCGCGCCCAGCGAGGTCGACGAGGCGCGGCTGAAGGAGCTGCACCTCTCCCTGCGGCAGCCCACGCGCAAGCCGCCGCAGCAGTGA
- the metG gene encoding methionine--tRNA ligase: MAATGTEQRGTAYYVTTPIYYVNDAPHLGHAYTTVAGDVLARWHRQRGEKVWYLTGTDEHGQKIMRTAEANGVSPQEWCDKLVEEAWKPLWQHLNIANDDFIRTTEPRHTARVQEFVQDLYDKGEIYRGGYEGPYCVGCEEYKAAGDLLDGEDGAKLCPIHKKPVEMLQEENYFFKLSEYGPKLLEHYERDPGFIQPESARNEVVQFVRQGLQDLSISRSTFDWGVRVPWDEKHVIYVWIDALLNYATAVGYGADQEKFEDTFPADVHLVGKDILRFHAVIWPAMLMANGLPLPRRIAANGWLMVGGEKMSKSNLTGISPHQLTDHFGVDAYRWYFLRAIAFGNDGSFSWEDFSARYTSELANDYGNLASRVAAMVGKYFGGTLPEATASGAAEQPVVDGLAHAVAEADRRIGDEMDFAGGIAAVFDFVKQVNGYLTEQEPWKVAKDDSEAARARLATILYTAADSLRATAVLLNAVMPETSQKLWDSLGAEPHLGPLADQRVQDAGRWGLLPPGATVTKGAVLFPRLEEPARA, from the coding sequence ATGGCGGCCACTGGAACAGAGCAGCGGGGCACGGCGTACTACGTCACGACCCCGATCTACTACGTGAACGACGCTCCCCACCTGGGCCACGCCTACACGACCGTCGCAGGCGACGTGCTCGCCCGCTGGCACCGCCAGCGGGGCGAGAAGGTGTGGTACCTCACCGGCACGGACGAGCACGGTCAGAAGATCATGCGCACCGCCGAGGCGAACGGCGTGTCGCCCCAGGAGTGGTGCGACAAGCTGGTGGAGGAGGCCTGGAAGCCCCTCTGGCAGCACCTGAACATCGCGAACGACGACTTCATCCGCACGACCGAGCCGCGCCACACCGCGCGCGTCCAGGAGTTCGTGCAGGACCTGTACGACAAGGGCGAGATCTACCGCGGCGGCTACGAGGGCCCGTACTGCGTCGGCTGCGAGGAGTACAAGGCCGCCGGCGACCTGCTGGACGGCGAGGACGGGGCCAAGCTCTGCCCGATCCACAAGAAGCCCGTGGAGATGCTCCAGGAGGAGAACTACTTCTTCAAGCTCTCGGAGTACGGCCCGAAACTGCTGGAGCACTACGAGCGCGACCCCGGCTTCATCCAGCCCGAGTCGGCGCGCAACGAGGTCGTGCAGTTCGTCCGGCAGGGTCTTCAGGACCTGTCGATCTCCCGGTCCACCTTCGACTGGGGCGTGCGCGTCCCGTGGGACGAGAAGCACGTCATCTACGTGTGGATCGACGCCCTCCTCAACTACGCGACGGCCGTCGGCTACGGCGCGGACCAGGAGAAGTTCGAGGACACCTTCCCCGCCGACGTCCACCTCGTCGGCAAGGACATCCTCCGCTTCCACGCGGTGATCTGGCCCGCGATGCTCATGGCGAACGGCCTGCCCCTCCCGCGCAGGATCGCCGCCAACGGCTGGCTGATGGTGGGCGGCGAGAAGATGAGCAAGTCGAACCTGACGGGCATCTCCCCGCACCAGCTCACCGACCACTTCGGCGTCGACGCCTACCGGTGGTACTTCCTGCGGGCCATCGCCTTCGGCAACGACGGCTCGTTCTCCTGGGAGGACTTCTCCGCCCGGTACACCTCGGAACTGGCCAACGACTACGGCAACCTCGCCTCCCGCGTGGCGGCCATGGTCGGCAAGTACTTCGGCGGGACGCTGCCCGAGGCGACGGCCTCCGGGGCGGCCGAGCAGCCGGTCGTCGACGGCCTCGCCCACGCGGTCGCCGAGGCGGACCGCCGCATCGGCGACGAGATGGACTTCGCGGGCGGCATCGCGGCGGTCTTCGACTTCGTCAAGCAGGTCAACGGCTACCTGACCGAACAGGAGCCGTGGAAGGTCGCCAAGGACGACTCCGAGGCCGCGCGCGCCCGGCTGGCGACGATCCTCTACACGGCCGCCGACTCGCTGCGGGCCACCGCCGTCCTGCTCAACGCCGTCATGCCGGAGACCTCGCAGAAGCTGTGGGACTCCCTCGGCGCCGAGCCGCACCTCGGCCCGCTCGCCGACCAGCGCGTGCAGGACGCCGGGCGCTGGGGCCTGCTGCCCCCGGGCGCCACGGTCACCAAGGGCGCGGTGCTCTTCCCCCGTCTGGAGGAGCCGGCCCGCGCCTGA